One genomic segment of Candidatus Methylomirabilota bacterium includes these proteins:
- the cysM gene encoding cysteine synthase B (catalyzes the formation of cysteine from 3-O-acetyl-L-serine and hydrogen sulfide) has product MKSDDILDAIGNTPLVELPRMSPKKGIRIFAKLEGTNPTGSLKDRIVKYMLEQAERSGELTKDKTILEPTSGNTGIALAMIGKRKGYKVKVVIPENATPERRQLLEIFGAELIYSDGTKGSNGAIELAQKLVAQDPTLYMPFQYGNPANPMAHYETTGTEILNVLPDVDVFVAGLGTGGTLMGVGRRLKEHNPKTKVIAVEPHPGDLVQGLRSLDEGFIPPILDTSLLDSKIMVDSRCAFAATKDLTNKEGIFAGVSSGAVVHVAIRTAHRMEKGNIVVILCDTGWKYISLGVWHKEFPEFGENMYSHLWW; this is encoded by the coding sequence ATGAAATCAGACGATATTCTTGACGCAATCGGGAACACACCGCTGGTAGAGCTGCCGCGAATGAGCCCCAAGAAGGGAATCCGGATCTTCGCCAAGCTGGAGGGAACCAACCCGACCGGCAGCCTGAAGGATCGAATCGTCAAGTACATGCTTGAACAGGCCGAGCGGAGCGGCGAATTGACGAAGGACAAGACGATCCTGGAGCCGACGAGCGGCAATACCGGTATCGCCTTGGCCATGATCGGGAAACGGAAGGGGTATAAGGTCAAGGTCGTCATCCCGGAAAACGCGACCCCGGAGCGACGCCAGCTTCTGGAGATTTTTGGCGCCGAGTTGATCTACTCGGATGGGACGAAAGGGAGTAACGGCGCCATCGAGTTGGCTCAGAAACTGGTGGCGCAGGACCCGACCCTCTATATGCCGTTTCAGTACGGCAATCCGGCCAACCCGATGGCCCACTATGAAACGACCGGTACGGAGATCTTGAACGTCCTTCCGGACGTCGATGTCTTTGTGGCCGGACTCGGCACCGGCGGCACGCTGATGGGCGTCGGTCGACGGCTGAAGGAACATAATCCTAAGACCAAGGTCATTGCCGTAGAGCCGCACCCGGGCGATCTGGTCCAGGGGCTTCGGAGCCTGGACGAGGGGTTCATTCCTCCGATTCTCGATACCAGTCTCCTGGACAGCAAGATCATGGTCGATTCCCGCTGCGCGTTTGCGGCGACCAAGGATCTGACCAACAAGGAAGGGATCTTCGCGGGGGTCTCATCGGGCGCAGTGGTTCATGTAGCGATCAGGACGGCGCACCGGATGGAGAAGGGCAACATCGTCGTGATCCTCTGCGATACCGGATGGAAGTATATCAGCCTGGGCGTGTGGCATAAGGAGTTTCCGGAGTTTGGCGAGAACATGTACAGCCACCTCTGGTGGTAG
- a CDS encoding thiamine biosynthesis protein ThiF: MNGWPDMKVSQAHTSAESNRNAAIRVYIPTPYRGLTRNQPRVEGRGDDLVELLEDLERRFPGLHPLVFDQMGELHRHLNVYVNNVAVEELGGKRTALKDGDEVALIPAMAGGAGPFNEEQIRRYSRHIILPEVGGRGQRKLLNSSALLVGAGGLGSPAALYLAAAGVGRLGIIDADVVDLSNLQRQILHHVDDVGRPKVVSAVETIGQINPDVKVEPIQALLSSENAKEVISQYDVVVNGCDNFPTRYLVNDACVLLKKPLVDGSIFKFEGQVTVFLPGQGCYRCLYPAPPPPGLVPSCQEAGVLGVLCGIVGSLQAIEAIKLLLGIGDSLAGRLLFFDSLGMEFRQVKVRRDADCPVCGDRPTITDLIDYHEFCGVPGGGH; encoded by the coding sequence ATGAATGGCTGGCCTGACATGAAGGTCTCTCAAGCCCATACATCGGCGGAGAGCAATCGCAATGCGGCGATCCGCGTGTATATCCCGACCCCCTATCGGGGACTGACCCGGAATCAGCCCCGTGTCGAAGGACGAGGGGACGATCTCGTGGAACTGCTGGAGGATCTGGAGCGGCGTTTTCCTGGGCTCCACCCGCTGGTGTTCGATCAGATGGGCGAGCTGCATCGTCATCTTAACGTCTATGTCAACAACGTAGCGGTCGAGGAGTTGGGCGGGAAGCGGACTGCGCTCAAGGATGGCGATGAGGTCGCGTTGATCCCGGCCATGGCAGGGGGAGCAGGACCGTTTAACGAGGAGCAGATCCGCCGCTACAGCCGCCATATCATCCTTCCTGAGGTGGGCGGGAGGGGACAGCGCAAGCTGCTGAACAGTTCCGCGCTGCTCGTGGGGGCCGGCGGTCTGGGCTCTCCTGCGGCGCTCTACCTGGCCGCGGCCGGTGTCGGGCGCCTCGGCATCATCGATGCCGATGTGGTCGATCTGAGCAATCTGCAGCGACAGATCCTGCACCACGTGGATGATGTGGGGCGGCCAAAGGTGGTCTCGGCGGTCGAGACGATCGGTCAGATCAATCCCGACGTGAAGGTGGAGCCGATTCAGGCCTTGCTCTCCTCGGAGAACGCGAAGGAGGTCATCAGCCAGTATGACGTAGTCGTGAACGGCTGCGACAACTTTCCGACCCGATACCTGGTCAACGATGCCTGCGTCCTGCTGAAGAAACCGCTTGTGGATGGAAGCATCTTTAAGTTCGAAGGGCAGGTGACGGTCTTTCTCCCCGGTCAGGGGTGTTATCGGTGTCTGTACCCGGCGCCCCCGCCACCGGGGCTCGTGCCGAGCTGTCAGGAGGCCGGGGTACTCGGGGTGCTGTGCGGTATCGTCGGCAGTCTACAGGCGATCGAGGCGATCAAGCTGCTGCTTGGGATCGGCGATTCGTTGGCCGGGCGGCTCCTCTTTTTCGACTCGTTGGGAATGGAGTTCAGGCAGGTCAAGGTGCGACGCGATGCCGACTGCCCGGTCTGCGGCGACCGTCCGACCATTACCGATCTGATCGATTACCACGAGTTCTGCGGAGTGCCTGGCGGTGGCCACTGA
- the cysK gene encoding cysteine synthase A, which yields MPRLVRNILELIGDTPLVQLQRIPRRGSACILAKLESLNPGGSVKDRIALAMIEEAERSGCLKPGDTIVEPTSGNTGIGLAMVAAVKGYRLILTMPEDMSAERRKLVGRLGAEVILTPAIEGMSGAVYAAESLVAQHPGYFMPQQFVNPTNPEVHRRTTAQELLKATDGQIDAFVAGVGTGGTITGVGEVLKREVPHVQIIAVEPARSPVLQGGRARPHGIQGIGASFVPGVLNMQVIDEIIGVEDEDAYRMAARLGKEEGLLVGISAGANVFAAAIVAERLDAKKAVVTLLPDTGERYLSVSL from the coding sequence ATGCCACGATTGGTTCGAAACATACTGGAGTTGATCGGCGATACGCCGCTGGTGCAGTTGCAGCGGATACCGCGTCGCGGTTCGGCTTGTATTCTCGCGAAGTTAGAGTCGTTGAATCCGGGTGGAAGCGTCAAGGACCGAATCGCGCTGGCGATGATCGAGGAGGCAGAGCGGAGCGGGTGCCTGAAGCCGGGCGACACGATTGTCGAGCCGACCTCGGGGAATACCGGGATCGGGCTGGCGATGGTGGCGGCCGTCAAGGGATACCGTCTGATTCTGACGATGCCGGAGGATATGAGCGCTGAACGGCGAAAGTTAGTCGGTCGACTGGGGGCCGAGGTCATCCTCACCCCGGCGATCGAGGGGATGAGCGGAGCGGTCTACGCGGCGGAATCGCTGGTGGCGCAACATCCGGGCTACTTCATGCCGCAACAGTTTGTCAATCCGACCAACCCGGAGGTCCATCGCCGGACAACGGCTCAAGAGCTCCTGAAGGCGACCGACGGTCAGATCGATGCCTTTGTGGCCGGTGTCGGGACCGGCGGGACGATTACCGGTGTGGGTGAAGTGCTGAAACGTGAGGTCCCGCACGTGCAAATCATTGCGGTAGAGCCGGCCAGATCGCCCGTATTGCAAGGAGGGAGAGCCAGGCCCCACGGCATTCAGGGGATCGGGGCAAGTTTTGTTCCCGGCGTGTTGAACATGCAGGTGATTGATGAGATTATCGGGGTCGAGGACGAGGACGCCTATCGGATGGCCGCTCGTCTGGGTAAGGAAGAGGGCTTGCTGGTGGGAATCTCAGCGGGCGCCAACGTCTTCGCCGCAGCCATCGTGGCCGAACGGCTGGACGCAAAAAAGGCCGTAGTGACGCTCCTCCCAGATACGGGAGAGCGATATCTGTCGGTTTCACTGTGA
- a CDS encoding transcriptional regulator — translation MKISTKGDYATRAMQDLALHYDQGPIQIEDIARRQHLPTRYLEQILLNLKRAGFLESKRGMSGGYYLAKHPREITVGAIIRATEGPIVPIFCVGSGPREVCIEESLCSLRDIWADVRDAVSRIVDHMTLEDLCGKIRSKQERGGVSYQI, via the coding sequence ATGAAGATTTCGACAAAGGGTGATTACGCAACGCGGGCGATGCAGGATCTGGCCCTTCACTACGACCAGGGGCCGATCCAGATCGAGGATATCGCCCGGCGACAGCACCTTCCGACCCGGTATCTCGAGCAGATCCTTTTGAACCTCAAACGGGCGGGATTTCTCGAGAGCAAGCGTGGGATGAGCGGGGGGTACTACTTGGCCAAACATCCCCGGGAGATCACCGTCGGTGCCATCATTCGGGCCACAGAGGGTCCGATCGTGCCGATTTTCTGCGTTGGGAGCGGCCCACGGGAGGTCTGCATCGAGGAGTCCCTCTGCTCTCTGCGAGACATTTGGGCCGATGTGCGCGACGCCGTCAGTCGGATCGTCGATCATATGACCCTGGAAGACCTCTGCGGGAAGATCCGGTCGAAACAGGAGCGAGGGGGGGTCAGCTATCAGATCTGA